The DNA region AGCGCCGAACTCGCCACACTCGCCGAGGTGTTCGGCCCTGGAGACGGTGACGCGGTACTGGGTTCGGTCAAGTCGATGATCGGGCATGCCATGCCGGCCGCCGGGGTCGCCGGTCTGGTCAAGGCCGCGCTCGCCGTCCACCACCGCACACTCCTTCCGACATTGCACTGCGACGACCCGCACCCCGCCCTGGCCCGCACCCGGTTCCGCACACTGGAGAAGGCCGCCGACTGGGAGACCACCGCGCACAGGCCCGTTCGCCGGGCCGCGGTCAACGCGTTCGGCTTCGGCGGGATCAACGCGCATGTGGTGCTGGAGGAGGCCCCGGGCGTGCGCAGGTCCCGCGCGAGCATGCCGGCCCGCCCGGTCCTTGAGGTCGCCGAACCCGAGCACGTCCTGCTGCTCGCGGCCGACTCCCCGGCGCGCCTCGCCGCCCTGCTGGACGCCGACGACGACACCGTACGGGCTGCCGGCCTCGCCCCCGGCCACCCGCACCCGGAGGCGGGCCCCGCCCGTATCGGCATCGTCGACCCGACCGCCAAACGGCTCGCTCTGGCCCGCCGCGCGGTCGCCCGGCAGCGAGGATGGCACGGACGCGGTGACGTCTGGTTCCGGCCGAACCCCCTCCTGGGCGCCGGCCACGGCGGACTGGCATTCCTGTTCCCGGGTCTGGAGGGCGAGTTCACCCCGCAGGTCGACGACGTGGCCGCCCGTTTCGGTCTGCGTGCCCCCGCAGTCGACGGAAACCGGACCGGCGACGTGGGCCGGCACGGTTTCGGCGTGGTCGCCGTCGGCCGCCTCCTCGACGCGGCGCTGCGCCGCAGTGGGATCGTGCCGGACGCGGTCGCCGGACACAGCGTCGGCGAGTGGACGGCCATGGCGGCGGCCGGGCTGTATTCCGGGGACGAGGTCGACGCGTTCATGGCCGCCTTCGACCCCGCCTCGGTGACGGTCCCCGGTCTCGCCTTCGGCGCGATCGGCGCCTCCGCCGAGCACGTCCTGGCCGCCCTGCGCGACGAGGGCGGGAGCCGGGCGGGCCTGGTCCTCTCCCACGACAACTCACCCGGTCAGTCGATGGTGTGCGGTCCGCAGGCGGCGGTGGAGGACTTCGTACGGGCGCGTCGCGCCCAGGGCGTCCTCAGCCAGGTTCTGCCGTTTCGCTCAGGCTTCCACACGCCGATGCTGCGCCCCCATCTCGGACCGATCGAGGAGGCCGCCCGCCGGTTCCGGCTGCATCCGCCGCACACCCCGCTCTGGTCGGGCACGACCGCCGCGCCGTTCCCCGAGGACGAGACGGGGATCCGGGCTCTTTTCGTCCGGCATCTGCTGGAACCCGTGCGGTTCCGGCAGCTGACCGAGGCCCTGAACGCGGCCGGTCACCGGGTGTTCGTCCAGGTCGGGCCCGGTCAGCTCGGCTCCCTCGTGAGCGACACCCTGGGCGGTCGCGACCACCTGGTGGTCGCCGCCAACTCGCCCCACCGCACCGGCCTCGCCCAGTTGCGCCGGGTGGCCACCGCGCTGTGGACGGCGGGTTCGACGGTGGCGCCCTCCTTGCAACCCGTCGAGGCGGCGACCACGTATCGACGGCCACCGGTGCGACTGGACTTGAGCGGTGCTCTGGTGTCCCTCTCGCCCCAGCGGCTCCCCGCGCTGCGGGCCGAGCTGCGGGCGCCCGCGTGTGCGCCGGTCCCGGTCGGCTCGTCGCCCCTGGACTCACTCGCCGAGAGCTCCCCGGTGGCCGCCGAACTGAGCGCCCTGCTGAGCGAGACTGCGGACACGGCAGCCGCCCTCATGTCCGCGAGGGCGAGGACGTCTGAGCCGGCCCCGTCCGCCGGGTCGCGGCACACGACCGTCCACGTCTCGACCGACACCATGCCCTACCTCCTGGACCACTGCTTCTTCCCTCAGCGGCCAGGCTGGCCCGAAGTCGCCGACCGGTGGCCGGTCGTCCCGGCCACGACGATCGTGCAGCACATCGTGGACGCCGCGCAGAAGACGGTCCCCGGCGGGCTGCCGGTCGCCGTGCACGGCGCGCGGTTCGACGAGTGGCTCACCGCCACCCCGGCCGTCGACGTGCCCGTGACCGTGACGCCGAAGGGCGCGGGCCTTCTCGCCGTCTCCTTCGGCCCGCGGGCCCGCGCCACCGTGGAGCTCGCCGCCGCGTACCCCGCCCCGCCCCCCGCTCCATGGGCCACCGATCCCGGAACCGAGCACGCCCCCGACCACACCGCTGCCCAGCTCTACGCCGAGCGCTGGATGTTCCACGGCCCGGCGTTCCAGGGCGTCAGCGAACTCACCGCGATCGGCGACCGCCATGTGCGCGGACGTCTCACCACCCCTTCCGCGCCCGGCGCGCTGCTGGACAACGTCGGCCAGATCCTCGGCTACTGGATCATGGCGACCCGTTCCGAGCGCACTGTCGTGTTCCCGGTCGGGATGCGGGAGATGCGGTTCTACGGGCCGCATCCGGCGCCGGGCACAGAGGTGGAATGTCTGGTGCGCGTCACCTCGCTCACCGACGCCTTTCTGGAGGCCGACGTACAGCTGAGGGCCGGGGGCACCGTGTGGGCGGAGCTGTACGGCTGGCAGGACCGCCGCTTCGACAACGACCCGCAGACCCGGCCCGTCGAGCGCTTCCCGGATCGCAACACCCTGTCCGAGCCGCGCCCCGGCGGCTGGCGGCTGCTGCACGAGAGGTGGCCGGACCTGGCGTCCCGGGAGCTGATCATGCGTAACTCCCTGGGCAGTGCGGAGCGCGCGGAGTACGCGCGGCACGCGCCACGCGGGCGCCGGCAGTGGCTGCTGGGGCGCATCGCGGTCAAGGACTCGGTGCGGCAGTGGCTGTGGGACCACGGCGAGGGCCCCGTCTTCCCGGCGGAACTGCGGGTGCACAACGACGAGACGGGCCGTCCGTACGTCACCGGCGTGCACGGGCGGGTCCTGCCCCCGTTGGACGTCTCGCTGGCCCACTGCGCGGAGGCGGCCGTCGCGATCGTCCGACCGCACCGGACCGGCCCCGGCCCCGGCATCGACATCGAGGAGGTCACCGATCGCACCCCGCAGGCCCTCGCCGCCGTCCTCGACGGGGACGAGCTGCGGCTGCTGCACCGCCTGTCGGCCGACACCGGCGAGAGCGAGGCCCTGTGGTTCACCCGTTTCTGGGCGGCCAAGGAGTCCGTCGCGAAGGCGGAGGGCACCGGATTCGGCGGCCGGCCACGGGACTTCACCGTGCTCGACGCGACACCGGCCGGCGACCGGCTGACCGTCGCGGGCCGCCTGGAACGCGCCTACACCGTGCACTGCGTGCCGGCCACCAACCCGCCCCGGCTGCCGGAGCGCGCGTACGCAGTGGCATGGACGACCGGAAACCTGACCGCTAAGGAGTACGACGCCCGATGACAGCTCCCACCCCCCGTATCCCCGTCACCGCCGACGAGGAGTCCGTCCTCGCCGACCTCACCGGCATGCTGGCGCGGCTCCTGGAGGACGAGTACGGCCTCGACGACGTCGAGATCGGCATGAGGACGACCTTCAACCGTGACCTGGAGCTGGAGAGCATCGACCTCGTCACCCTGGCCGGGCTGCTCCAGGAGCGGTACGGGGACCGGGTCAACTTCGCAGAGTTCCTGGCCGGTATGGAGTTCGACGAGATCATCGAGCTGACCGTCGGACGGCTGGTCGAGTACGTCGTGACCAGTCTGAAGGCCGGGGAGGCGAGCTGAGCCATGGTGATGGTCGACACCGGCGCCGTCCGGTTGCACGTACAGCGGATCGGTCCCCGGGAGGGCCGGCCGGCCATCGCCACCGTGGTGCTGGTGCACGGTCTGCTCACCGACAGCCTGGCCAGCTACTACTTCACCGTCGCGCCCGCGTTCGCGGCCGCCGGTCTCGATGTCGTCATGTACGACCTGCGCGGCCACGGGCGCAGTGAACGCCCTGCCGAGGGCTACACGGTCGAGCACAACATCGACGACCTGGAGGCGCTGCTCGACCGGCTGGCGGTGACCGGTCCGGTGCATCTGGTCGGCAACTCCTTCGGTGGCACGATCGCGTTCGGCTTCGCGGCCCGGCGCCCCGAGCGGGCGGCGAGCGTCAGTCTCATCGAGTCCGAACCGGCCACCGCCGCCTGGGCGGAGAAGCTGGGGGGCATCCTGGACCGCGTCGTGACCCAGCTCGCCCACAACGAGCCCGACGCGATCGCCTGGATCAGCACCCACCGCGGGCACAACACCGCGCGCCTGGCCAAGGGTGCGGCCCGACTGGCCCGTGACACCACCCTCGGCCGGGACATCCCGGCCAGCAGCGCCCTGACGGCCGGCCAGATCGCGGCAGTGCGCTGTCCGGTGCTCGGCCTGTACGGCGGCGACTCCGATCTCGCCGAACTCGCGCCCTGGCTGGCGTCAGCGCTTCCGGACTGCCGGACCGTGGTGATCCCGGGGCACGAGCACTCGGTCCTGGTGGAGGCCTCCGGGACGGTCGGCGGGCACATCCTGGCGCTCGTCGAGGAGGCCGGCCGCACCACAGGGCGGGTGGCGGCGGAGGTGGCCGGGTGAGCCGCTTCCTCTTCGTCGTTCCGCCCCTGGTCGGGCACATCAACCCGACCGTCGGTGTCGCCGCCGAACTCGTCGCGTCAGGACATGCGGTGGCGTGGGTGTGTCCCGATCCGGCGCTGGTCAGCCGACTCGCGGGCCCCGGGGCCGGGCCCGTCATGGCGTGCGCCGGGGCGCCGCAAGGTGAGCGGCCGGCGGAGCTGCGCGGTCCGGAGGCGCTGAAGTTCCTGTGGGAGCGGTATCTGCTGCCGCTGGCCGAGGCGATGGCCCCGGGTGTCCGGGCCGCTGTCGAGGCGTTCCGGCCGGACGTCGTCGTCGCCGACCAGCAGGCATTCGCGGGCGCGCTGATCGCGGAGCGGCTGGGCCTGCCGTGGGCGACCTCGGCGACCACGTCGGCCGAGTTCACCGACCCCCTCGCCGGGCTTCCCAAGGTCGGCCAGTGGTTGCAGCGGCGGCTGGGCGCGCTCCGGGAGGCCGTCGGGGATCCGGCGGGCACGGCCGACCCCCGCTTCTCACCGCATCTCGTCCTCGCTTTCAGCACACCTGAGTTGGCGGGTTCGGCGCACGACGGGGTCTGCTGGGTCGGTCCGTCGATCACGGCGCGTCCGTCCACCGCCGCCTTCCCGTGGGAATGGATCGACGCCGGCCGCACCACCGTCCTGGTCACATTGGGCACGGCGAACACCGATGTCGGCGGCCGGTTCCTCGACGTGTGCCGGAGCGCGCTGCGGGAGCGGGCCGACCGGGTGCAGGCGGTGATCGTCGATCCCGGTGGCGTGCTCTCGGCGCGGGACGGCGACAAGGATGTGCTGATCGTGCCGTCCGTGCCGCAACTCTCCCTTCTGGAAAGAGGCGTTGGCGCAGTCGTCTGCCATGCCGGCCACAACAGTGTGTGCGAGGCGCTGTGGCACGGGGTTCCACTTGTGGTGGCTCCCATCCGCGATGACCAGCCGGTGGTGGCCGGACAGGTCGTGGACGCCGGGGCAGGGGTGCGGGTGCGGTTCGGGCGGGTCACGGTCCAGAAGCTGGTCTCGGCGGTCGACTCCGTCCTGGACGACACCGGATACCGCGTCGAGGCCCACCGGATCCGTACGGCGTTCCGTTCCGCGGGCGGGGCCCGTGCCGCCGCGCTCCGGCTCGGCGAACTGGACGAGTCCTTCCGGAAGCCTGCGGGCATGAAGGGAGGATGCTCGTGATCATCTGTGACGGCGAAGCCGGACA from Streptomyces sp. NBC_01591 includes:
- a CDS encoding beta-ketoacyl synthase N-terminal-like domain-containing protein; protein product: MAARQVPVAIVGMAVLLPGAADLDAYWRNLRDGVDAIGAVPDGRWDAEYYHPGTASDPAVANQVYARRGGFVDGLAQVEVTRFGIMPNSVAGTEPDQLIALHVASAALDDAGGTDRLPDRGRVGVVLGRGGYLTPGLVRLDQRVRTASQLLRTLAELLPDLTGDQLGRVRQAFTERLGPDSPESAIGLVPNLAASRVANRLDLRGPAYTVDAACASSLVAVDQAVGELASGRCDVMLAGGVHHCHDITLWSVFSQLRALSPSQRIRPFHRDADGILIGEGTGVVVLKRLADAERAGDRIYAVVRGTGVASDGRVAGLMNPEPGGQAQAVRQAWRAAGLDPAEPGSVGLLEAHGTATPAGDSAELATLAEVFGPGDGDAVLGSVKSMIGHAMPAAGVAGLVKAALAVHHRTLLPTLHCDDPHPALARTRFRTLEKAADWETTAHRPVRRAAVNAFGFGGINAHVVLEEAPGVRRSRASMPARPVLEVAEPEHVLLLAADSPARLAALLDADDDTVRAAGLAPGHPHPEAGPARIGIVDPTAKRLALARRAVARQRGWHGRGDVWFRPNPLLGAGHGGLAFLFPGLEGEFTPQVDDVAARFGLRAPAVDGNRTGDVGRHGFGVVAVGRLLDAALRRSGIVPDAVAGHSVGEWTAMAAAGLYSGDEVDAFMAAFDPASVTVPGLAFGAIGASAEHVLAALRDEGGSRAGLVLSHDNSPGQSMVCGPQAAVEDFVRARRAQGVLSQVLPFRSGFHTPMLRPHLGPIEEAARRFRLHPPHTPLWSGTTAAPFPEDETGIRALFVRHLLEPVRFRQLTEALNAAGHRVFVQVGPGQLGSLVSDTLGGRDHLVVAANSPHRTGLAQLRRVATALWTAGSTVAPSLQPVEAATTYRRPPVRLDLSGALVSLSPQRLPALRAELRAPACAPVPVGSSPLDSLAESSPVAAELSALLSETADTAAALMSARARTSEPAPSAGSRHTTVHVSTDTMPYLLDHCFFPQRPGWPEVADRWPVVPATTIVQHIVDAAQKTVPGGLPVAVHGARFDEWLTATPAVDVPVTVTPKGAGLLAVSFGPRARATVELAAAYPAPPPAPWATDPGTEHAPDHTAAQLYAERWMFHGPAFQGVSELTAIGDRHVRGRLTTPSAPGALLDNVGQILGYWIMATRSERTVVFPVGMREMRFYGPHPAPGTEVECLVRVTSLTDAFLEADVQLRAGGTVWAELYGWQDRRFDNDPQTRPVERFPDRNTLSEPRPGGWRLLHERWPDLASRELIMRNSLGSAERAEYARHAPRGRRQWLLGRIAVKDSVRQWLWDHGEGPVFPAELRVHNDETGRPYVTGVHGRVLPPLDVSLAHCAEAAVAIVRPHRTGPGPGIDIEEVTDRTPQALAAVLDGDELRLLHRLSADTGESEALWFTRFWAAKESVAKAEGTGFGGRPRDFTVLDATPAGDRLTVAGRLERAYTVHCVPATNPPRLPERAYAVAWTTGNLTAKEYDAR
- a CDS encoding acyl carrier protein, which codes for MTAPTPRIPVTADEESVLADLTGMLARLLEDEYGLDDVEIGMRTTFNRDLELESIDLVTLAGLLQERYGDRVNFAEFLAGMEFDEIIELTVGRLVEYVVTSLKAGEAS
- a CDS encoding alpha/beta fold hydrolase, translated to MVMVDTGAVRLHVQRIGPREGRPAIATVVLVHGLLTDSLASYYFTVAPAFAAAGLDVVMYDLRGHGRSERPAEGYTVEHNIDDLEALLDRLAVTGPVHLVGNSFGGTIAFGFAARRPERAASVSLIESEPATAAWAEKLGGILDRVVTQLAHNEPDAIAWISTHRGHNTARLAKGAARLARDTTLGRDIPASSALTAGQIAAVRCPVLGLYGGDSDLAELAPWLASALPDCRTVVIPGHEHSVLVEASGTVGGHILALVEEAGRTTGRVAAEVAG
- a CDS encoding glycosyltransferase, with amino-acid sequence MSRFLFVVPPLVGHINPTVGVAAELVASGHAVAWVCPDPALVSRLAGPGAGPVMACAGAPQGERPAELRGPEALKFLWERYLLPLAEAMAPGVRAAVEAFRPDVVVADQQAFAGALIAERLGLPWATSATTSAEFTDPLAGLPKVGQWLQRRLGALREAVGDPAGTADPRFSPHLVLAFSTPELAGSAHDGVCWVGPSITARPSTAAFPWEWIDAGRTTVLVTLGTANTDVGGRFLDVCRSALRERADRVQAVIVDPGGVLSARDGDKDVLIVPSVPQLSLLERGVGAVVCHAGHNSVCEALWHGVPLVVAPIRDDQPVVAGQVVDAGAGVRVRFGRVTVQKLVSAVDSVLDDTGYRVEAHRIRTAFRSAGGARAAALRLGELDESFRKPAGMKGGCS